A genomic stretch from Capricornis sumatraensis isolate serow.1 chromosome 4, serow.2, whole genome shotgun sequence includes:
- the ANKRD37 gene encoding ankyrin repeat domain-containing protein 37 — MLLLDCNPEVDSLKHLLETGASVNAPPDSCEQSPVHLAAGGGLACFLLWQLQTGADLNQQDVFGEAPLHKAARVGSMECLSLLVASDAQIDLCNKNGQTAEDLAWSCGFPECAKFLTTIKCMQTIKSREHPNKDHCVQVLTQKRSLGSEENTSGKRKC; from the exons ATGCTGCTGCTCGATTGCAACCCAGAG GTGGATAGTCTGAAGCATCTGCTGGAGACCGGGGCCTCCGTTAACGCACCCCCGGATTCCTGCGAGCAGTCGCCTGTCCACTTGGCTGCAGGTGGCGGCCTTGCTTGCTTTCTTCTCTGGCAGCTGCAGACGGGCGCTGACCTCAACCAGCAG GATGTTTTTGGAGAAGCTCCACTACACAAGGCAGCAAGAGTTGGAAGCATGGAATGCCTCAGCCTGCTTGTAGCCAGTGATGCCCAAATTGA ttTATGTAATAAGAATGGGCAAACAGCTGAAGATCTTGCTTGGTCATGTGGATTTCCAGAATGTGCCAAGTTTCTTACAACAATTAAATGTATGCAGACAATAAAATCAAGGGAACACCCCAATAAAGATCATTGTGTTCAAGTGCTCACACAGAAACGAAGTTTGGGAAGTGAGGAAAATACAAGTGGGAAAAGGAAGTGTTG A
- the LRP2BP gene encoding LRP2-binding protein: MRSSEFGTSHANTHCGDRMKLTSEKLPKNPSYTSLSHFAAKNAKIFQWRKEKTDHYSNANLVDKALRLLKERIRRGDTMAYFLRGQLYFEEGWYEEALEQFEEIKEKDHQATYQLGVMYYDGLGTATDSEKGVEYMKKIVDSPCPKARHLKFAAAYNLGRAYYEGKGVKRSDKEAERLWLFAADNGNPKASVKAQSILGLYYSTKEPRELEKAFYWHSEACGNGNLESQGALGLMYFYGQGIRQDTEAALHCLREAAERGNVYAQGNLVEYYYKMKFFTKCVAFSKRIADYDEVHDIPMIAQVTDCLPEFIIRGMALASFYHARCLQLGLGVTKDEVTAKRYYSKACRLNPALADELHTLLIHQRI; encoded by the exons ATGAGGAGCTCAGAGTTCGGCACGTCTCACGCT AATACCCACTGTGGAGACAGGATGAAGTTGACCAGTGAAAAGTTGCCCAAGAACCCCTCTTATACTTCCCTATCCCACTTCGCTGCTAAGAATGCAAAAATCTTCcagtggagaaaggaaaagactg atcATTACAGCAACGCTAATTTGGTGGATAAGGCCTTGCGGCTCTTGAAGGAAAGGATAAGAAGAGGGGATACTATGGCATATTTTCTACGAGGTCAACTGTATTTTGAAGAG GGATGGTATGAAGAAGCATTAGAACAGTttgaagaaatcaaggaaaaggaTCATCAGGCAACTTACCAGCTAGGAGTGATGTATTATGATGGCCTGGGGACAGCCACAGACTCT GAAAAAGGAGTGGAGTATATGAAGAAAATTGTTGATTCTCCATGCCCCAAAGCGAGACACTTAAAATTTGCAGCAGCTTACAACCTTGGAAGAGCTTATTATGAAGGAAAAGGTGTTAAACGATCGGACAAGGAAGCTGAAAG ACTGTGGCTTTTTGCTGCAGACAATGGAAACCCAAAAGCTAGTGTGAAGGCTCAGAGTATCCTAGGATTGTATTACTCAACAAAGGAGCCCAGAGAGCTGGAGAAG GCATTTTATTGGCATTCAGAAGCTTGTGGCAATGGAAACCTGGAGTCCCAGGGTGCCCTGGGACTCATGTACTTCTATGGACAAGGTATTCGCCAGGATACTGAGGCCGCCCTGCACTGCCTGAGGGAAGCAGCGGAGCGTGGCAACGTCTATGCTCAAGGGAATCTTGTGGAATATTACTATAAGATGAAGTTCTTTACAAAGTGTGTTGCATTTTCCAAAAG GATCGCTGACTATGATGAGGTTCACGACATCCCCATGATAGCCCAGGTCACGGACTGTCTCCCGGAATTCATCATCAGAGGCATGGCCCTGGCCTCCTTCTACCATGCACGCTGTCTGCAGCTCGGcttgggggtcacaaaggatgAGGTGACAGCTAAACGCTATTATTCTAAA GCTTGTCGTCtgaatcctgcattggcagatgaactTCACACTTTACTTATTCATCAAAGAATTTAG